ATTCCACGCCTGCTTTTGCAAGATAATCCACCAAATCTAAAGGATTAATTTTAGAATCCAAAAAGCGTAAAGTTGTCAGCCAGCGATTACCCCTAGAGTTTGGAATCTCAGGCATAAACTCTAGCTTTTGTTCAACTTGCTTTAGCGACTCTTTATACCACTCAAAAATCTCTCTTCTCTTTGCCACTCTTTGTTCAATTTGCTCTAATTGCCCTACACCAATAGCCGCACAAACATTGCTTAAGCGGTAGTTGTAACCATAATCTAAATGCTCATAATAAGGCAAATTCTCCCTAGCTTGTGTGGAATAAAACCGCGCTTTTTCTATCTTTTCTCTATCCTTTCCAAGTAGCATTCCACCCCCACTGCAAGTGATGATTTTGTTCCCGTTAAAGGAAAGCGCACCAAACTCCCCAAAGCTCCCACTATGCTTACCATCATAAAACGCCCCTAAAGATTCCGCCGCATCTTCAATCAATAAAATTCCATATTTCTTACAAATCTCCATAATCTCATAAATCTTCGCACATTGCCCATACAAATGCGTTAAAATCAATGCTTTTGGCTTCTTAGGCAATAATTCAATCGCCTTTATAAGCAACT
The Helicobacter winghamensis ATCC BAA-430 DNA segment above includes these coding regions:
- a CDS encoding aminotransferase class V-fold PLP-dependent enzyme, whose protein sequence is MAFKIFLSPPQMGGNEQQYVSDVFASNYIAPLGEFVNRFEGDIKAYTHSPNALALNAGTAALHLALRVGGITQGDIVLASSFTFIGSIDAILYQGAEPVFIDSDLDSWNLNPELLIKAIELLPKKPKALILTHLYGQCAKIYEIMEICKKYGILLIEDAAESLGAFYDGKHSGSFGEFGALSFNGNKIITCSGGGMLLGKDREKIEKARFYSTQARENLPYYEHLDYGYNYRLSNVCAAIGVGQLEQIEQRVAKRREIFEWYKESLKQVEQKLEFMPEIPNSRGNRWLTTLRFLDSKINPLDLVDYLAKAGVESRPLWKPMHLQPLFKNSKAFVNGVSQKLFESGICLPSGGALEKNDIDWISNLILDFIKSC